TGGGCGTCGGGGGTCGTCGCTGTCGCGACGGCCGCGGTCGTCGCCTTCGCGATGATCACGCCGCAAGTGGCCGCGGTCGCGGGCACGCCCGCTCCGCTGGACTTCGAGGGGGAGTCCACGGTGGCCGACATCGTCGAGGAGGCGCACACCGCCCTCGCCACGTCGGAGGGCCCTTCCGAGGCGGTGCGAACGGTCCGGACGGCGTCGTGGGGCTTCGCGGTCGAGGTCGGCAAGAAGGAGACGAAGGTCGTTCCGAAGCTCTCGACTCTGACGTGGGAGCCCGACGGCTCAGGGCGGATGACGATCATCGCGGGCGTCCCCTACGACCCCGCGGATGCCGTGGCCAACAGCACGGCCGAGGTGACCAGCAGCGGTGAGGTCGTCACTGATCTCATCATGGAACCCGGCGACTTCACGACACCGTGGACGACCGTCCCTGCTGCCGACGGTGCTGACATGTCCGCGATGCTCCGCGCTCTCGGCATGCCAGACGATCCCACCGCCTTCGATGTGGAGACCGCGTTCACGTCGGCCCTCCAGCAGTGGACGCTGACGAACGCGCAGCACGCCGAGCTTCTCTCTCTTCTGGAGGAGGCCGGCGACGGCGTCGCACTCGGCACCTCAACGGATCGTCTCGGACGACCGGTAGCGGGCATCCGCGTGCAATCTCCCGACGGGGCCGCGAGTGACCTCATCCTGATCTCGCGTGAGACGGGCCGGATCGTCGGGGTCGAACGCACCGTGCTGATCGCGGACGAGGTGTTCGACGCAGGGGCGATCATCTCCTACGAGATGTGGGATGTCACGGAAGGAACCATCGAATGACGCGTGCGACCTCGGCCCTTCTCGCGGGTCTCGTCGGAATCCTCCTCGCGATGACCTCGGCGCCGGCCTTCGCGGCTCCGTCCGACGATGCCGAGCCGGATCCGCAGATCACGGCGATGCTCGAAGAGGTTCCCGGAGGTGTCCTCATCGATTCGAGGCACGCGGTGTGGCCGGAGCTCGCGATGGAGCTGACCGTCCATGCGGACAAGGGGCGGTCCGCCCGTTCGGTCGGCAGCTGCGCGACGAACAGCATCTGCGTGTACAACGGCTTGTCGCTGGGGGGCACGAGCACCTTGACGTTCGGCACCTGCGGCAATCACACCATTCCGTCGACGTTCTCGGCGAAGTCGCTGGCGAACGCCCGCACCTCGGGCTACGTGCAGGCGCGCAACGGATCGGCGGTCGTCGCGACCGTGTATGCCGGGAACTGGGCCAACATCTCCGGAGGCGCCACGAGCCTCCGGTGCTACCTCTGAGGACGAGCATGGCATCGCAGTGGATCGCCCGGACCCCTGGTCCGCCGGAGGGGTGGGACTTGGTCGGCTACGAGCCGCCCGCTCCTCGCGCCGGTGAGGTCACGATCCGGGTGCGTGCGGCCGGCGTGAACCCGGCCGATGCGAAGCACGTCGCGGCCCCGCGGGGCGGAGTCGAATTCCCGGTGGCCATCGGATACGAGGTCTCGGGCGAGCTGATCGCGATCGGTCCGAACACCTCGATCGGATCGGGCGCCGCCGCCATCGGAGACGAGGTCGTCGCGTTCCGCGTGGGCGGCGGATACTCGACGGAACTCACCGTGCCCGCGGAGAAGGTGTTCGCCAAGCCCACGACGCTGACGCACCCCGAGGCGGCGAACCTCCTCCTCGTCGGCACCACCGCGGCCGAGATGCTCGCGGTCACCGGTGCCGCTCCGGGTGAGACGATCCTGCTCCACGGTGCCTCGGGCGCCGTCGGCCTCAGCGTGCTGCAGCAGGCGCGGCTGCGCGGCATCCGTGTGATCGGCACCGCCAGTGAGAGCCGCTTCGACGAGGTGCGCCGCTTCGGGGGAATCCCTGTCCGCTACGGCACGGGCCTCTCCGATCGGGTGCGTGACGCGGCGGATGGTCCGATCGCCGCCGCGCTCGATGCCGTCGGCACGGACGAGGCCGTGGATGTCTCGCTCGCACTCGTCGCCGACCGTCGGCGCATCGTCACGATCGCCGCGTTCGGACGCGCGGAAGCCGACGACATCCTGGCCATCGCCGGGTCCATGCCGGCCAGCACGCGGTTCCGCGACGAGGTGCGCGGCGAGCTCGTCGCCCTAGCGCAGAACGGTGACCTCGTCGTGCCGATGGCGCGGAACTTCGCGCTGGACCAGGCACCCGAGGCGCATCGCCTCCTCGCGACCGGTCACCCCGGTGGCAAGCTCGCGTTGATCCCGGACGCCTGAGGCCCCTGTTCGGAGCGACTCGCGAGTCGCCCGCGGCGAGAAAGTCGGTGATCGCACAGGCTCCGGCGACGGTCAGTCGATCTCGCGGAGCGACGACGTCACGATCACCACGTCGTCGCCGAACTCGGCGTCCGCGGCATCCTGAATCGTGCCGTCGTCCCACACGACCTGCAGCCAGAGGTAGCCGCGGTCGGCGCCCACGGTCAGGGCGTCGCGTCCGAGTCGGGCGGAGATGTCGTCTTGGATCCGGGTGAGGTCGACCTCGGCCGTCGTGCCCTCCGTGCCGCCGGCCGGATCCTCCGGCGCGACCGGATCGTATAGAGCGAGCATGATCGGCGGATCCGTGTTCGTCAGCCGCGTCCCGTCGTAGGTCGCGTAGACCGCATACGCGCCCCACGTCGTCTCACCGCTGGTCTCGCTGCCCTCGAGGCCGTCCCAGGACCAGCCCTCGAGCGGGACACCGCTGCACTGCGGCGGGTAGGACTCCATGATCGCGCCCAGACACAGCTGCACGTCGCCCGCGACATCCAGAACGGTGCCGACGCCGATCACGCGTCCCTGCGGAAGGCCGGGCGTGACGTTCTCGAGGCGCTGGTCTGACGGGATCGCGGTGTTCGTCGGGGCGGGGGAGCCGCCGGGGCTGTTCGCGCAGGCGCCGAGAACGAGGACTCCGAAGACGGATGCCGTCGCGAGAAGCCTGCGACGCTGCGATGTGCTCATACTCCCCAGTGTCGCGCCCGCCGGGATCGTCTCACGACCGTCGAACGCGACCGGAGCTTCCCTGCTAGCATGGCCGCATGCCTTTCGGCGGTCTGCTTCTTCTTAGCTGCCGCGACGAGTCCTAAGAGCTAGGGCCTTCCTCGTCGCGGCGCTTGTGTTGGCCCGTACATCTTGACGAAGAGAAGAAGCCCATCATGCAGAACACTCAGCGCTCCTCAGCGATGCCGATCCACAAGTACCGGCCGTTCCACGAGCAGATCGACGTCCACCTGCCGGACCGCACATGGCCCGACGCCCGCATCACCGAGGCGCCCCGCTGGTGCGCGGTCGACCTCCGCGATGGCAACCAGGCCCTCATCGACCCGATGTCGCCCGAGCGCAAGCGCGTCATGTTCGAGCTGCTCGTCAGCATGGGCTACAAGGAGATCGAGGTCGGCTTCCCGTCGGCGAGCCAGACCGACTTCGACTTCGTCCGCCAGCTCATCGAAGAGAACCTGATCCCGGACGACGTGACGATCCAGGTGCTGACGCAGGCGCGCGAGCACCTGATCGAGCGCACCTACGAGTCGATCGCCGGTGCCAAGCAGGCCATCGTGCACCTGTACAACTCGACCAGCGTGCTGCAGCGCGAGGTCGTCTTCCGCACCGACAAGCAGGGCATCATCGACATCGCGCTCGAAGGCGCGCGCCTGTGCCGGAAGTTCGAGAAGACCATCCCCGACACGAAGGTCTACTACGAGTACTCGCCCGAGAGCTACACGGGCACCGAGCTCGAGTTCGCCCTCGACATCTGCAACCAGGTCATCGAGGTCTTCGAGCCCACCCCTGACCGCAAGGTGATCATCAACCTGCCGGCGACGGTCGAGATGGCGTCGCCGAACGTCTACGCCGACTCGATCGAGTGGATGAGCCGCCACCTCGCCCACCGCGAGAACATCATCCTGTCGCTGCACCCGCACAACGACCGCGGCACGGCGATCGCCGCCGCCGAGCTCGGCTACATGGCCGGTGCCGACCGCATCGAGGGATGCCTCTTCGGCAACGGTGAGCGCACCGGCAACGTCGACATCGTCGCGCTGGGCATCAACCTCTTCACGCAGGGCATCGACCCGCAGATCGACTTCAGCGACATCGACCAGGTCAAGCGCACGGTCGAGTACTGCAACCAGCTGCCCGTGCCCGAGCGCAGCCCGTGGGCCGGCGACCTCGTCTTCACGGCGTTCAGCGGTTCGCACCAGGATGCGATCAAGAAGGGCTTCGAGGCGATGGCCGTTCGGGCCGAAGCAGAGGGCGTCACCGTCGACGACATCGAGTGGGCCGTGCCGTACCTGCCGGTCGATCCGAAGGACCTGGGCCGCTCGTACGAGGCTGTCATCCGCGTCAACTCGCAGTCGGGCAAGGGCGGCGTCGCCTACCTGCTGAAGTCGGATCACGCGATCGACCTGCCGCGCAAGTTGCAGATCGAATTCTCCGGCGTCGTCCAGGCGAAGACGGATGCCGAGGGCGGCGAGGTCACGAGTGACCAGATCTGGTCGATCTTCAACGACGAGTACCTGCCTGCGGATGACTCCGCCGCCAAGTGGGGACGCTTCGAACTGCTCGCGACCCAGACCCGCAGCGACATGTCGGGCGAGGTCGTGCTCGACGTCGTGCTGCGTGATGACGAGCAGCAGCTGGCTGTCGCGGGGTCCGGCAACGGACCTGTCGCCGCGTTCGTCGAGGTGCTGCGTGCGCAGGGCTTCGACATCACGGTCTACGACTACGTCGAGCACGCTCTCAGTGCGGGCGGCGACGCGCAGGCCGCTGCCTACGTCGAACTGCAGGTCGGGGACCAGCGGCTGTGGGGCGTCGGCATCGACGGCGACATCTCGACCGCGTCGCTCAAGGCGATCGTGTCGGGTGTGAACCGCTCGATCCGCACGCGCGCGCAGGAGCTGGCCGCGGTCTGAAGTCCGTCGCTGCCCTGACCCACTTGGGTCGCTGAGCTTGTCGAAGCGTGCCTACGGGCCCTTCGACAAGCTCAGGGACCCAGGGGTCGGGGTGCGGCGTCGCGCTCAGTCACGCGGCTTCACGATTGGGATCGCTCCCGTCTCGGCGGCGACCTTGCGGCGGTAGATGCGTCGCTGCTCCGGGAGCGAGACGTCGAAGCTCACCGCCAGCACACGGATCACGGCGGTGACGACGATGCCGATGATCGCGGCGAGGGTGATCGACATGCCGAAGCCGTTCGCGATCACGATGAACGTGCAGCCGGCGCCGGCGGCGACGGCATAGAGCGAGCCGACGTGCATGATCGCGGTCGGCAGGCCCATCAGCATGTCGCGCAGCACGCTGCCGCCCACTGCGGCGCAGACGCCGATGAAGACGGCGGGCACCTCGGGGATCCCGAAAGCCAGAGCCTTGCTCGTCCCGAACGCGCCGAACATCCCGATCACGACGGCATCGAGCACGACGATCACGGTGTTCAGGCGGCTGAAGAGTCCCGCGAGGAGCATTCCGAAGAGAGCGGCACCGGCGGCCGTGACGAGATACCACTGATTCTGCAGGGTGGCGGGCGTCTGACCGAGCAGGATGTCGCGGATCAGACCGCCGCCCATGCCGATCATGATGCCGATGATCGCCACGCCCAGCCAGTCCAGTCGGCGCTGCCCCTGGAACCCGGAGGCGAACAGCGCGCCCTGCACCCCACCGAGGCCGACGCCGAGGAGGTCCGCCCACAGCGGAATGGTGAAGAGCGGTTCGGTCACCCGTCCATTCTCGCGCACGGAGGATAATCGACGTGTGCCCACCTACCGAGACGAAGTGGTGATCCTGCGCACCCACAAGCTGGGTGAGGCCGATCGCATCGTCACCATGCTGTCGCGGCGGCATGGCAAGGTCCGTGCGGTGGCGAAGGGCGTGCGACGCACGTCGTCGAAGTTCGGCTCCCGGCTCGAGCCCTTCATGGTCGCCGATGTGCAGCTCTATCAGGGCCGCTCGCTCGACATCGTGCAGCAGGCGGAATCGCTCGGCTCCTACGGCACCGACATCGCCGCACACTACGACCGCTTCACCTCGGCCAACGCGATGGTCGAGACCGCCGACCGCCTGAGCGATTCCGAGGCGACGCCCGAGCAGTACCTGCTCCTCGTCGGCGGTCTGCGCGCGCTCTCGCGGGGCGAGCACGTGCCGCGCAGCATCCTGGACTCGTATCTGCTGCGCGTGATGTCTCTCTCCGGATGGGCGCCCTCGCTCGACGACTGCGCCCGCTGTGCGGCGCCCGGACCGCACAGCACGTTCGTCGCCCAGCTGGGCGGCCTGGTGTGCGTGAACGATGCGCCGGCCGGAAGCCCGCGCATCGCCGAACGCACCCTCGAACTGCTCCGCGCCCTGATCAGGGGTGACTGGGGGTTCATCGACGCGGCATCTCCCGCCGAGTCGGCTGCCGCAGCCGGGCTCGTCGGAGCCTATGCCCAGTGGCACCTGGAGCGCGGCATCCGCTCGCTCTCGCACGTTTCCGACATCCGAGGAGAAGGAGCACGGTGACTCCCAAGCCGTACACGCACAAGGATGCCGTGGCTTATCGCCCTCTCGACTGGACGGGTGTGCACCCGCCCGCGTTCCCCGCGGTGCCCGAGCACGTCGCCATCGTCATGGACGGCAACGGCCGCTGGGCGAACCGCCGCGGCCTGAACCGTGTCGAGGGACACAAGGCCGGCGAGGAGGTGCTCCTCGACGTCGTCGCGGGCGCGATCCAGGCCGGAGTGAAGCACCTGTCCGTGTACGCGTTCTCGACCGAGAACTGGGCGCGCTCTCCCGAGGAGGTGCGCTTCCTCATGGGGTACAACCGCGATGTGCTGCACCGCCGACGTGACCAGCTGAACGAGTGGGGCGTGCGGGTGCGCTGGGCCGGACGGAAGCCGCGGCTGTGGGGCAGCGTCATCAAGGAGCTGCAGTACGCCGAGCAGCTCACCAAGGGCAATGACGTGCTGACTCTCACGATGTGCGTCAACTACGGCGGTCGGATCGAGCTCGTCGATGCGATGCGCTCGATCGCAGCCGATGTCGCCGCGGGCAGGGTGAAGCCGAACGCGATCAGCGAGAAGATGATCCGGCGCCACCTCTACGTTCCCGACATGCCCGACGTCGACCTCTTCGTGCGGAGCTCGGGGGAGCAGCGCACCTCGAACTTCCTGCTGTGGGAGTCGGCGTACGCGGAGATGGTGTTCCTCGACACGCTCTGGCCCGACTTCTCCCGCGAGGAGCTGTGGCGCGCGATCAGCATCTACCTGTCGCGGGACCGCCGCTTCGGAGGAGCCGTCGACGCTCCCGACGCGACAGCCTGAGCGCGGAGCCACTTCTCCGTCTCCCGAGGATGGCGCAGGCGCACGATCGTGAGATGCGGGAAGTGCTCGATGACACCGGGCATGCGCTCCGCCCATTTGTGCAACGTGTTCGTCTGCCAGAGCAGGATGTTCTCCTCCGGCTCGCCGCGCCACATCTGCCATATCGGCTTCTCCACGTTCCCGTTCCACAGCGGGGTACGCAGGATGCCGCGGGCGAGGGTGCGGCGCAGCAGCCGTGAACGCACCACGCGGTACGGGTAGTCCAGCCAGACGACGAGCTGCGCGCGCGGCGGGAGGACCTCGTCGGTCCCCTTGCTCGTGTACTGCCACTCCGTGACCCAGCGATCCTCGGCCGCGAACGCGCGCACGTCGTCGAGGAACTCCGGTCGCGGCGTCCAGTTCGGCCCGTGGAACAGTGCGTCGATCTCGACGTGCCGCAGGCCCCACGCGTCGCCGATCCGCCCGGCGAGGGTCGTCTTGCCCGACCCGGACACTCCCGCGATCAGCACGCGCTCCGGCCTGAGAGGCAGCGGATCGTCGGCGGAGAGCATCCGGAAATCCTATCGATCGCGGGGATTCGTCGCGCTCCTCGATTCCTGAGCGAGGAGCGCAGCGACGAGACGAAGGGCGCTCCGGAACCGCGAGATCCGGAATAGCTCACAGAACCATGCGGTTGGATGAAGGTGTGAGCGAACCCATCTCCATCGACATCTGGTCCGACATCGCCTGCCCCTGGTGCTACATCGGCAAGCGCAACCTCGAGAAGGGCCTCGAAGCCGTCTCCGCCGACGACGACGCCCCGGAGGTCACCGTGACCTTCCACTCCTTCGAGCTCTCGCCCGACACCCCCGTCGACTTTGACGGCGATGAGATCGACTTCCTGGCCGGACACAAGGGGATGCCGCGCGCGCAGGTCGAGCAGATGCTGTCGAACGTCACGGGCGTCGCGGCGAACGCGGGCCTCGAGTACCGTTTCGATCTCCTGCAGCACACCAACACCGTGAAGGCGCACGAGCTGCTCCACTTCGCGAAGGCCGAGGGCCTGCAGCACGCGATGGAGGAGCGCCTCATGTCCGCGTACTTCACCGAGGGCAAGCACGTCGGTCGCATCGACGACCTCGTCGAGCTCGCAGTCGAGGTCGGTCTCGACGCCGATCGGGCGCGCGAGGCGCTCGAGAGCGAGACGTACCTGCCGGCGGTCCGTCAGGACCAGGCGCAGGCGCAGGCCTACGGCATCCAGGGCGTGCCGTTCTTCGTGATCGACGGGCAGTACGGCATCTCGGGTGCGCAGCCGCCCGCAGCGTTCGAGAACGTGCTCCGCGATCTCTGGGCGAAGCGCGGAGAGACCGAGGACGAAGCAGCGGCCGTCCAGGCCTGAGGCACCTTTCTGATACCGAGGCGGCGCGAGCTCTGCTCCCGCCGCCTCGATCTGTCTCGGGGTGTCAGAGGCGCTCCTGCTTCGGGGCGAGGGGGAGCGGTTCCATGGGCTGGTCGTCGGCGGTGAGGTCGATGCCGAGGTCGCGGGCATAGACGACGCGAGTGGCGATCGACACGTCCTCGCCCGCCTCCGTGAGTTCGAACACGCGACCGCCGCGCATGCGGTTGCGCTCCTCTCCGTCGAGACCGTACGCACCGAAGCCGGCGCCCGGCGCGTATCCCAGCAGGACACCGTAGTAGTCGCCCACGTAGTCGTTGATGTGGTCGTGCCCGACGAACACGCCCTTCACGTCGCCGCGCTCGAGGATCGCGTTGAACATGCCCGAGTTGAACGGACCGGGGCACTCGTCCTCGTTCCTCTCGCCGACGATGCCGTGCCGGGCCTGGCCGCGTGCGGCGTCCGCCTCCGTGCGGGTGTCAACGCCTCCCCACCACATGAAGCGGTGCTCCCACAGGGCGATGTGCAGGAACATGAGACCGGGCAGCTTCGTTCCGCGGCGCTTCTCGAGCTCCTGCGACTGCTGGCGATACCACGCGACCTGATCCATGCGCAGCCAGTCCCAGGTCGGATAGCCGGCGAAGTCCTGGCCGTTCAACGCGTCGGGGGCGTAGCGGCCGGAGTCCATCAACCACAGCGCGAACGCCGCGCGGTTCTTCTTCGCCGACGAGGCGATCGTCGCGATCGTGTTGCTCGTGCCCGTCACGCCTCGGGTGTTCTCGGCATTCATGTTGTAGTCGTACGACCGGTAGATCGCCAGCATCCCCGCCTCGTCGACGCCCGACTCGGGCAGCGAGTCCTCGTCGTGATTGCCGAAGGTGACCGCCCAGGGGATCTGTCGGGCCTCCATCGGCCAGACGACGTTGTTGATCGCCTGCTTCACGGCGAGCCGCGTCTCGCATCCTCCGGTGATGACGTCGCCGTTGATGACGACGAAGTCCGGCGCCTCCTGATCGAGCACCTTCTCGATCAGCTCCACCGTGCGGCGGTCGGTGAGCTCGTCGTCCTGCGTGTCGTTGAACTGCACCACCTTGAAGGTGCCGTCCGCACGGAACTGCAGCCGTCCTGCCTTGCCGGGCTTCATCTGAGGGGACGGCGAAGCCGCGTTCGCCGGCGGGGTGCCGAGCGGCAGAGCGGTGCCCAGAGCGCCGAGCGCTCCGGCAGTGAGGACGGTTCGCCGGCTGATCGGCAGTCGGTCGGGCATGGTCGGTCTCCTTCGTCTTCCGGCGGATTCGCCGCGGAGAGACTAAGGACCAGGGGTGGCGTCGTGGCGACCAGCAGGTGAACGGATCCCGGTGGAGCTGCGCCTCCCGGGCGGGTGCTCGGGTGACGCGCAGGTGAACGACCCGCCCGTCGAGCGGTCTAGCGGGTCAGGGCCGCTTCGATCGCGCTGACGATCTCGGGGGCGTCCGGCTTCTGCTTCGGGCGGAAGCGCAGGACCTCGCCGTCGGGCAGCACGAGGAACTTCTCGAAGTTCCACTCGACGCGGCCCGCCTTGCCGCCGGCATCCGGGGCCTCCTTGAGCGCCTTGTAGAGCTCGGAGGCGTTCTTGCCGTTCACCTTGACCTTGTCGTTCACCGGGAACGAGACCCCGTAGGTCGTGGAGCAGAACTCGAGGATCTCGTCGACGGACCCCGGCTCCTGCCCGAAGAACTGGTTGCACGGGAAGCCCACGACGCTGAAGCCGCGGTCGCCGTAGAGGCGCTGCAGCTCCTCGAGCTGCTCGTACTGCGGGGTGAGGCCGCACTTCGAGGCGACGTTCACCACCAGCACCACATCGGCACCGAGGTCGTCGAGAGTCTTCTCGTTGCCCTGGGCGTCGGTGAAGGGGATCGAACGGAGCGCAGAGTCGGTCATATTCACAGCTTAGGTCGCAGCATCCGCACCGGCTCCGCGTCTGGGAGAATGGAGGGGACATGACTCTCGCCACCGCCCCCGCCCGCCCTCTTCGCATCGGTCCGATCGATCTCGACGTGCCGGTCGTCCTCGCGCCCATGGCGGGGATCACGAACACCGCGTTCCGACGCCTGTGCCGCGAGTACGGCGCGGGGCTGTACGTCAGCGAGATGATCACGTCGCGGGCGCTGGTCGAGCGCAACGAGACCACGATGCGCCTGATCCAGCACCACGAGTCCGAGACGCCCCGCTCGATCCAGCTCTACGGCGTGGACCCGGCGACCATCGCCGAAGCCGTGCGCATCATCGTCGCCGAGGACCACGCCGATCACATCGACCTGAACTTCGGATGCCCGGTGCCGAAGGTCACGCGCCGAGGCGGGGGAGCGGCGCTCCCGTGGAAGTCGAAGCTGTTCGCCGACATCGTCGACCAGGCCGTCAAGGCCGCAGGCTCCATCCCGCTGACGGTGAAGATGCGCAAGGGCATCGACCGCGACCACCTGACGTTCATCGAGGCCGGGCGCGCCGCCGAGGACGCCGGTGCTGCCGCTGTCGCGCTCCACGCCCGCACGGCGGGCGAGTTCTATTCGGGGCACGCCGACTGGAACGCGATCGGCGAGCTCAAGCAGGCGGTCACGAGCATCCCGGTGCTCGGCAACGGCGACATCTGGTCGGCCGAAGACGCCGTGCGCATGATGGCGCAGACCGACTGCGACGGCGTCGTGGTCGGACGCGGGTGTCTCGGCCGTCCCTG
This genomic interval from Microbacterium sp. LWH11-1.2 contains the following:
- a CDS encoding DsbA family oxidoreductase, which produces MSEPISIDIWSDIACPWCYIGKRNLEKGLEAVSADDDAPEVTVTFHSFELSPDTPVDFDGDEIDFLAGHKGMPRAQVEQMLSNVTGVAANAGLEYRFDLLQHTNTVKAHELLHFAKAEGLQHAMEERLMSAYFTEGKHVGRIDDLVELAVEVGLDADRAREALESETYLPAVRQDQAQAQAYGIQGVPFFVIDGQYGISGAQPPAAFENVLRDLWAKRGETEDEAAAVQA
- a CDS encoding isoprenyl transferase, with the protein product MTPKPYTHKDAVAYRPLDWTGVHPPAFPAVPEHVAIVMDGNGRWANRRGLNRVEGHKAGEEVLLDVVAGAIQAGVKHLSVYAFSTENWARSPEEVRFLMGYNRDVLHRRRDQLNEWGVRVRWAGRKPRLWGSVIKELQYAEQLTKGNDVLTLTMCVNYGGRIELVDAMRSIAADVAAGRVKPNAISEKMIRRHLYVPDMPDVDLFVRSSGEQRTSNFLLWESAYAEMVFLDTLWPDFSREELWRAISIYLSRDRRFGGAVDAPDATA
- the dusB gene encoding tRNA dihydrouridine synthase DusB → MTLATAPARPLRIGPIDLDVPVVLAPMAGITNTAFRRLCREYGAGLYVSEMITSRALVERNETTMRLIQHHESETPRSIQLYGVDPATIAEAVRIIVAEDHADHIDLNFGCPVPKVTRRGGGAALPWKSKLFADIVDQAVKAAGSIPLTVKMRKGIDRDHLTFIEAGRAAEDAGAAAVALHARTAGEFYSGHADWNAIGELKQAVTSIPVLGNGDIWSAEDAVRMMAQTDCDGVVVGRGCLGRPWLFGDLAAAFGAGPATSSGTGHVVDATLGFVANAFRRHAQLLVEFFDEEDRGCRDIRKHVSWYFKGYPVGGDIRTGLATASSLAEIDDLLGRLDHTAPYPGADAEGQRGRAGHPKRTALPDKWLESREIESSASEMMRGAEIENSGG
- a CDS encoding NADP-dependent oxidoreductase, which produces MASQWIARTPGPPEGWDLVGYEPPAPRAGEVTIRVRAAGVNPADAKHVAAPRGGVEFPVAIGYEVSGELIAIGPNTSIGSGAAAIGDEVVAFRVGGGYSTELTVPAEKVFAKPTTLTHPEAANLLLVGTTAAEMLAVTGAAPGETILLHGASGAVGLSVLQQARLRGIRVIGTASESRFDEVRRFGGIPVRYGTGLSDRVRDAADGPIAAALDAVGTDEAVDVSLALVADRRRIVTIAAFGRAEADDILAIAGSMPASTRFRDEVRGELVALAQNGDLVVPMARNFALDQAPEAHRLLATGHPGGKLALIPDA
- a CDS encoding glutathione peroxidase codes for the protein MTDSALRSIPFTDAQGNEKTLDDLGADVVLVVNVASKCGLTPQYEQLEELQRLYGDRGFSVVGFPCNQFFGQEPGSVDEILEFCSTTYGVSFPVNDKVKVNGKNASELYKALKEAPDAGGKAGRVEWNFEKFLVLPDGEVLRFRPKQKPDAPEIVSAIEAALTR
- the recO gene encoding DNA repair protein RecO — its product is MPTYRDEVVILRTHKLGEADRIVTMLSRRHGKVRAVAKGVRRTSSKFGSRLEPFMVADVQLYQGRSLDIVQQAESLGSYGTDIAAHYDRFTSANAMVETADRLSDSEATPEQYLLLVGGLRALSRGEHVPRSILDSYLLRVMSLSGWAPSLDDCARCAAPGPHSTFVAQLGGLVCVNDAPAGSPRIAERTLELLRALIRGDWGFIDAASPAESAAAAGLVGAYAQWHLERGIRSLSHVSDIRGEGAR
- the leuA gene encoding 2-isopropylmalate synthase, which produces MQNTQRSSAMPIHKYRPFHEQIDVHLPDRTWPDARITEAPRWCAVDLRDGNQALIDPMSPERKRVMFELLVSMGYKEIEVGFPSASQTDFDFVRQLIEENLIPDDVTIQVLTQAREHLIERTYESIAGAKQAIVHLYNSTSVLQREVVFRTDKQGIIDIALEGARLCRKFEKTIPDTKVYYEYSPESYTGTELEFALDICNQVIEVFEPTPDRKVIINLPATVEMASPNVYADSIEWMSRHLAHRENIILSLHPHNDRGTAIAAAELGYMAGADRIEGCLFGNGERTGNVDIVALGINLFTQGIDPQIDFSDIDQVKRTVEYCNQLPVPERSPWAGDLVFTAFSGSHQDAIKKGFEAMAVRAEAEGVTVDDIEWAVPYLPVDPKDLGRSYEAVIRVNSQSGKGGVAYLLKSDHAIDLPRKLQIEFSGVVQAKTDAEGGEVTSDQIWSIFNDEYLPADDSAAKWGRFELLATQTRSDMSGEVVLDVVLRDDEQQLAVAGSGNGPVAAFVEVLRAQGFDITVYDYVEHALSAGGDAQAAAYVELQVGDQRLWGVGIDGDISTASLKAIVSGVNRSIRTRAQELAAV
- a CDS encoding metallophosphoesterase — its product is MPDRLPISRRTVLTAGALGALGTALPLGTPPANAASPSPQMKPGKAGRLQFRADGTFKVVQFNDTQDDELTDRRTVELIEKVLDQEAPDFVVINGDVITGGCETRLAVKQAINNVVWPMEARQIPWAVTFGNHDEDSLPESGVDEAGMLAIYRSYDYNMNAENTRGVTGTSNTIATIASSAKKNRAAFALWLMDSGRYAPDALNGQDFAGYPTWDWLRMDQVAWYRQQSQELEKRRGTKLPGLMFLHIALWEHRFMWWGGVDTRTEADAARGQARHGIVGERNEDECPGPFNSGMFNAILERGDVKGVFVGHDHINDYVGDYYGVLLGYAPGAGFGAYGLDGEERNRMRGGRVFELTEAGEDVSIATRVVYARDLGIDLTADDQPMEPLPLAPKQERL
- a CDS encoding AAA family ATPase, translated to MLSADDPLPLRPERVLIAGVSGSGKTTLAGRIGDAWGLRHVEIDALFHGPNWTPRPEFLDDVRAFAAEDRWVTEWQYTSKGTDEVLPPRAQLVVWLDYPYRVVRSRLLRRTLARGILRTPLWNGNVEKPIWQMWRGEPEENILLWQTNTLHKWAERMPGVIEHFPHLTIVRLRHPRETEKWLRAQAVASGASTAPPKRRSRDR
- a CDS encoding TRIC cation channel family protein — its product is MTEPLFTIPLWADLLGVGLGGVQGALFASGFQGQRRLDWLGVAIIGIMIGMGGGLIRDILLGQTPATLQNQWYLVTAAGAALFGMLLAGLFSRLNTVIVVLDAVVIGMFGAFGTSKALAFGIPEVPAVFIGVCAAVGGSVLRDMLMGLPTAIMHVGSLYAVAAGAGCTFIVIANGFGMSITLAAIIGIVVTAVIRVLAVSFDVSLPEQRRIYRRKVAAETGAIPIVKPRD